A genome region from Thermococcus onnurineus NA1 includes the following:
- the mobA gene encoding molybdenum cofactor guanylyltransferase MobA, with amino-acid sequence MIGAVLAGGRSKRFGGNKLLYRIDGKPLILHTIERLESANEIEEVVIVASPENAEKLKTFGYQVLVDELLVGPIGGIYTALGLGDAFVTAGDMPRIVPEFVDYIIKYFHKSRKAVCVPRWINGHIEPLHAAYSMGFLDIIEEQLALEEYMIKRAIEKANVCYLTIEKVPFEWRESFFNVNRKDDLRKLGIPEPLV; translated from the coding sequence TTGATTGGAGCGGTTCTAGCGGGAGGCAGGTCAAAGCGCTTTGGTGGAAACAAACTTCTGTACAGAATCGACGGAAAGCCGTTAATCCTTCATACAATTGAGAGACTTGAATCAGCGAATGAAATAGAAGAGGTCGTCATCGTTGCCTCTCCTGAAAACGCTGAAAAGCTGAAAACCTTTGGCTATCAGGTTCTTGTTGATGAGCTTCTCGTTGGCCCAATTGGAGGAATATATACTGCTCTAGGCTTAGGGGACGCTTTCGTCACGGCAGGGGACATGCCCCGTATAGTGCCTGAGTTTGTAGATTATATAATCAAGTACTTCCACAAGAGTAGGAAGGCTGTCTGCGTTCCGCGCTGGATTAATGGGCACATAGAACCCCTGCATGCAGCATATTCTATGGGATTCTTGGACATTATCGAGGAGCAACTAGCTTTGGAAGAATACATGATAAAGAGAGCCATAGAAAAAGCCAATGTCTGCTACTTAACAATAGAAAAAGTCCCCTTTGAATGGAGAGAAAGCTTTTTCAACGTGAACAGAAAAGATGATCTGCGAAAACTCGGAATTCCTGAACCTTTGGTTTAA
- a CDS encoding hydrogenase subunit MbhD domain-containing protein, with amino-acid sequence MIEIHLLILATVTVLGMVFSYLAITEKDLLKAVGFSAVQAIAYAIAFYILMAPDIVLAYVAIAVGIYSALLVFVISKTERYEVV; translated from the coding sequence ATGATTGAAATCCACCTGCTAATCTTAGCTACCGTCACAGTCCTCGGCATGGTCTTCTCCTACCTGGCCATCACAGAGAAGGACCTGCTCAAGGCGGTCGGATTTTCCGCCGTACAAGCCATAGCCTACGCCATAGCCTTCTACATCTTGATGGCGCCTGACATTGTCCTGGCATACGTTGCCATAGCAGTAGGAATCTACTCTGCCCTGCTCGTCTTCGTGATAAGCAAGACCGAAAGGTACGAGGTGGTGTGA
- a CDS encoding MnhB domain-containing protein: MKRWVTLILLLTAVITLAYVFQVPQPEDVKPLGEFYLENSYFGDYSAKSPEVITSILWDYRGIDTLFETAVFFLAIIGSLTVFRLTKEQEKEVKTEPTQVEPLPLPIRTVTKVIVAMILAVSASIALHGHLTPGGGFQGGSALAVAPLLIIAAYSKYALEKNGLDKTRALILRSIGLLGIALVALVPLLSGSYIMQNQPVFPAEINGQLIGGSLIYYNFFEFLAVGAGFTAVFLLLAIPEEKFKKILGVRR, translated from the coding sequence ATGAAGCGCTGGGTCACGCTCATCCTCCTGCTCACCGCGGTCATCACGCTGGCCTACGTCTTCCAAGTCCCCCAGCCAGAGGACGTCAAACCCCTCGGTGAGTTCTACCTTGAAAACAGCTATTTCGGGGATTACTCGGCCAAGAGCCCGGAGGTTATCACCTCAATCCTCTGGGACTACCGTGGCATTGACACGCTCTTCGAGACTGCAGTGTTCTTCCTCGCAATAATAGGCAGCCTGACCGTCTTCAGGCTCACCAAGGAGCAGGAGAAGGAGGTTAAAACGGAGCCAACGCAGGTGGAACCACTCCCCCTGCCGATTAGGACGGTTACAAAGGTTATCGTTGCGATGATCCTTGCGGTTTCGGCTTCGATAGCCCTGCACGGTCACTTAACGCCCGGTGGTGGCTTCCAGGGTGGTTCGGCTTTAGCAGTTGCCCCATTGCTGATAATCGCAGCTTACTCTAAGTATGCCCTCGAAAAGAATGGCTTGGACAAGACCAGGGCGTTAATCCTGCGTTCTATTGGACTCCTGGGAATAGCGTTAGTGGCGTTAGTTCCACTCCTCAGCGGGAGCTACATAATGCAGAACCAACCAGTATTTCCCGCAGAGATCAACGGCCAGCTCATTGGCGGCTCACTGATTTACTACAACTTCTTCGAATTCCTAGCAGTTGGAGCCGGCTTTACAGCAGTATTCCTCCTCCTGGCGATTCCAGAGGAGAAATTCAAGAAAATCCTGGGGGTGAGGAGATGA
- a CDS encoding respiratory chain complex I subunit 1 family protein translates to MTLEKIAFAALSLMIIILLPPLLDGISRKIKATVQERQGPPVFQTYYDLSSLLSMEPILPTDRLGFLIAPYVAFASAVSAALLLPFGNFVPVAFTGDIFVFLYVLAIFSISMMMAGFLVNNTYSNAGANREMMLILSVEPILGIAIGILALKTHSLSVSGIPLNLSLTPSVVLAFIFLAYAVYTECAFIPFDIAEAETEILEGPLVEYSGKLLGIFKWAMLIKRVALIWLFASFIVIPVMKGFVDITTPYGGAVTLAAQLVLLVVFYVMSAIIESTTARMKVIQAIRQNTVIFLAGIVALVIASLGW, encoded by the coding sequence ATGACGCTCGAAAAAATTGCATTCGCGGCCCTTTCACTGATGATAATCATCCTCCTTCCGCCCCTCCTCGACGGAATAAGCAGAAAGATCAAGGCTACCGTCCAAGAGAGGCAGGGGCCCCCCGTCTTCCAGACCTACTATGACCTCTCAAGCCTGCTCTCAATGGAGCCGATCCTTCCAACGGACAGACTGGGCTTCCTCATAGCTCCCTATGTGGCCTTTGCTTCAGCAGTCTCAGCCGCCCTGCTCCTCCCCTTCGGGAACTTCGTCCCAGTGGCCTTCACAGGGGACATCTTCGTCTTCCTCTACGTGCTGGCGATATTCTCGATATCGATGATGATGGCAGGCTTCCTCGTGAACAACACCTACTCAAACGCGGGTGCCAACAGGGAGATGATGCTCATCCTCAGCGTGGAGCCGATACTGGGAATAGCGATAGGCATACTCGCGCTTAAGACCCACTCGCTCAGCGTGAGCGGAATTCCACTCAACCTCAGCCTCACACCCTCCGTTGTCCTCGCTTTCATCTTCCTCGCCTACGCCGTCTATACTGAGTGCGCCTTCATACCCTTCGACATAGCCGAGGCCGAAACGGAGATACTTGAGGGTCCACTCGTCGAGTACAGCGGGAAGCTGCTTGGAATCTTCAAGTGGGCCATGCTGATAAAGCGCGTAGCCCTGATATGGCTGTTCGCGAGCTTCATAGTCATTCCAGTCATGAAGGGGTTCGTCGACATCACGACGCCCTACGGTGGTGCAGTAACGCTCGCGGCACAGCTGGTACTCCTGGTGGTCTTCTACGTCATGTCGGCCATCATAGAGTCAACGACGGCCCGTATGAAGGTAATCCAGGCCATCAGGCAGAACACGGTGATATTCCTTGCGGGAATAGTCGCGCTGGTGATAGCTTCCCTGGGATGGTGA
- a CDS encoding monovalent cation/H+ antiporter subunit E has translation MAFIAAFIWCYILWLGLTAGSSGLLWSSEELIAGLVFSAVIAYTTKGLIGEKASRFLNPIKWFEFIVYSIGPLFWGMVKANFHVAWLVITGKIRPGIVRVPVDLENDAQYTILSNSITLTPGTLTIDACPEEKALYVHWIDIPEGLEKPESSEPVAGSFEKWARRLGR, from the coding sequence ATGGCATTTATTGCCGCCTTCATCTGGTGCTACATCCTCTGGCTGGGGCTGACGGCAGGCAGCAGCGGACTATTATGGAGCAGCGAGGAACTAATTGCCGGTCTGGTGTTCTCGGCGGTAATAGCATACACTACCAAAGGCCTCATTGGTGAAAAGGCTAGCCGCTTCCTAAACCCAATAAAATGGTTTGAGTTCATAGTTTACTCCATCGGCCCGCTCTTCTGGGGCATGGTCAAGGCCAACTTCCACGTCGCTTGGCTCGTTATAACCGGCAAGATAAGGCCAGGCATAGTGCGCGTTCCTGTTGACCTCGAAAACGACGCCCAGTACACAATCCTGAGCAACTCAATAACACTCACACCTGGAACGCTCACCATCGATGCCTGTCCTGAGGAGAAGGCCCTCTACGTCCACTGGATTGACATTCCCGAGGGACTTGAGAAGCCTGAAAGCTCCGAGCCTGTGGCTGGATCTTTCGAGAAGTGGGCGAGGAGGTTGGGAAGATGA
- the mnhG gene encoding monovalent cation/H(+) antiporter subunit G → MSEILFYLGAVMIIIGGICDLFGAIGLLRFPNFYVRLHAATVGTIGGAVVPLFGVALLALGADFLPHRYAIAGASFITGIIVLLAAPAGATALAYAAHKARLVEWKPKVDHLAEVRGDD, encoded by the coding sequence ATGAGCGAGATACTCTTCTACCTTGGAGCAGTCATGATAATCATCGGCGGCATCTGCGACCTCTTTGGAGCCATAGGCTTACTCCGCTTCCCCAACTTCTACGTCAGGCTACACGCTGCAACAGTTGGAACGATTGGTGGGGCGGTGGTTCCCCTCTTCGGTGTTGCCCTGCTTGCCCTCGGTGCGGACTTCCTACCCCATAGGTACGCCATCGCTGGGGCCAGCTTCATCACGGGGATAATCGTCCTCCTCGCAGCGCCAGCGGGAGCTACTGCACTAGCCTACGCCGCCCATAAGGCCCGGCTCGTGGAGTGGAAGCCAAAGGTCGACCACCTGGCAGAGGTGAGGGGCGATGATTGA
- a CDS encoding Na+/H+ antiporter subunit C, with the protein MIGFLWSLVVISLMTTLLIGLYGIARRPNLVKKLIALTIIGDTANLLVVMLGYRLTYPTAPPILPSLEKSALGSFLSAAVDPLPQALVITAVVIGMAVNVLIAFAIVQIYRLYGTLDAREIGVKRSSPLEGEKI; encoded by the coding sequence ATGATAGGCTTCCTCTGGAGCCTCGTGGTAATTTCACTCATGACGACACTGCTCATCGGCCTCTACGGAATTGCCAGAAGGCCCAACCTCGTCAAGAAGCTCATAGCACTGACTATCATCGGTGACACCGCGAACCTGCTCGTGGTCATGCTCGGCTACCGCCTGACCTATCCGACGGCTCCCCCGATCCTCCCGAGCCTTGAGAAGAGCGCACTAGGGAGCTTCCTGAGCGCCGCGGTTGACCCTCTCCCCCAGGCGCTGGTGATCACCGCCGTCGTCATTGGAATGGCTGTCAACGTGCTGATAGCCTTCGCAATCGTTCAGATTTACAGGCTCTATGGCACGCTCGACGCGAGGGAAATAGGTGTAAAACGCTCATCGCCGCTGGAGGGTGAGAAGATATGA
- a CDS encoding formate/nitrite transporter family protein: MAETKEKILYGVDTTFEAVAKKATPKFKTTPGRLLFAGFMAGAFIAFGFLLAVVAAAGYSPKLFPDTGNISTFKILLGAVFPVGLIAVILAGADLWTGNVQFLSSAKAKGYADFKCVLYNWFGSYGGNFIGSIFLALLAVPLTGLFGHVGDPNTFGQVTVGIATGKVSKDILALFFLGIGCNWLVNVAIWQSARVQDGAGKILAIWFPIFAFVAIGFEHAIANMWAIPAGILLSDYAITWTQFFHNVIPVTFGNAIGGFLFVTFYYWYLSHPELTTDRLIKEIIDFLIVFIAFWAVAALIPAGIGIALDQALGKGAMYLVPLVLSAYYIVGAFVLYKKARPA, encoded by the coding sequence ATGGCTGAAACAAAGGAAAAAATCCTGTATGGGGTAGATACAACCTTTGAGGCCGTAGCAAAGAAGGCCACACCAAAGTTCAAGACAACCCCAGGTAGGCTGCTCTTCGCCGGCTTCATGGCTGGTGCCTTTATCGCCTTTGGTTTCCTCCTGGCGGTGGTTGCAGCGGCTGGCTACAGCCCGAAGCTCTTCCCAGACACAGGCAACATATCCACCTTTAAGATACTCCTCGGTGCGGTCTTCCCGGTCGGCCTCATAGCGGTTATCTTAGCGGGAGCCGACCTCTGGACAGGAAACGTCCAGTTCCTCAGCTCGGCTAAGGCAAAGGGCTACGCCGACTTTAAGTGCGTCCTCTACAACTGGTTCGGAAGCTACGGTGGAAACTTCATAGGCTCGATATTCCTCGCGCTCCTGGCCGTTCCGCTGACCGGACTCTTCGGCCACGTTGGAGACCCGAACACCTTCGGCCAGGTCACGGTAGGCATAGCCACCGGCAAGGTCTCGAAGGACATACTGGCATTGTTCTTCCTCGGTATCGGCTGTAACTGGCTCGTCAACGTCGCAATATGGCAGTCGGCCAGGGTTCAGGACGGTGCCGGCAAGATACTCGCCATATGGTTCCCGATCTTCGCCTTCGTTGCCATAGGCTTCGAGCACGCCATAGCCAACATGTGGGCCATTCCAGCGGGCATACTCCTCAGTGACTACGCCATAACCTGGACCCAGTTCTTCCACAACGTAATCCCAGTAACCTTCGGTAACGCCATTGGCGGTTTCCTCTTCGTGACCTTCTACTACTGGTACCTCAGCCACCCCGAGCTGACCACTGACCGCCTCATCAAAGAGATCATTGACTTCCTTATCGTTTTCATAGCCTTCTGGGCCGTCGCGGCGCTCATCCCAGCGGGAATCGGCATAGCCCTCGATCAGGCCCTTGGCAAGGGTGCCATGTACCTCGTCCCGCTGGTGCTCTCGGCCTACTACATCGTCGGTGCCTTCGTCCTCTACAAGAAGGCCAGGCCGGCCTGA
- a CDS encoding NADH-quinone oxidoreductase subunit B family protein — MSGKPKLRSIWVFHLNTGSCNGCDIEIIDVLTPFYDVERFGIKLVGSPRHAHALLVSGPLTRQAYYGAKETIKAMPPEPRVIVAIGTCTCSGGIFYNGYPVYRRPESGREGSEYPRRGGIAELIADLRDEGEKVGPVIYIPGCPPRPEEIIYGIAQLVGLVEKKLSYQEYSDELVPFKLPEGPLEERIRLTLMERLRHLVGYLDREKILEDFMGLVKEAEKSENPREELARLVKDYAAKCGDVRLGFCMMLLEREYWRVKDALDAGKEFVYWV, encoded by the coding sequence ATGAGCGGAAAGCCGAAGCTCCGCTCCATATGGGTCTTCCACCTCAACACCGGCTCGTGCAACGGCTGTGACATCGAGATAATCGACGTGCTCACACCGTTCTACGACGTCGAGCGCTTTGGAATCAAGCTAGTTGGCTCGCCGAGACACGCTCATGCACTCCTCGTCTCGGGTCCGCTCACGAGACAGGCCTACTACGGCGCCAAAGAGACCATAAAGGCGATGCCTCCGGAGCCAAGGGTAATAGTCGCCATCGGAACGTGCACCTGTAGCGGAGGGATATTCTACAACGGCTATCCAGTCTACAGAAGGCCCGAGAGCGGTAGGGAGGGAAGCGAGTATCCACGGAGGGGAGGTATAGCGGAGCTCATCGCTGACTTGAGGGACGAGGGCGAGAAGGTCGGTCCGGTCATCTACATCCCCGGCTGTCCACCGAGACCGGAGGAGATAATCTACGGCATAGCACAGCTCGTGGGACTCGTCGAGAAGAAGCTCAGCTATCAGGAGTACAGCGACGAGCTGGTTCCCTTCAAGCTCCCAGAGGGGCCGCTGGAGGAGCGCATCAGGCTGACCCTTATGGAGAGGCTCAGGCACCTCGTGGGATACCTCGACAGGGAAAAGATCCTCGAGGATTTCATGGGGCTCGTTAAAGAGGCCGAGAAGAGCGAGAATCCCAGGGAGGAGCTGGCCAGGCTCGTCAAGGACTACGCCGCCAAATGCGGGGACGTTAGACTGGGCTTCTGTATGATGCTTCTCGAAAGAGAGTACTGGAGGGTCAAAGATGCCCTGGATGCTGGTAAAGAGTTCGTATATTGGGTTTAA
- a CDS encoding 4Fe-4S dicluster domain-containing protein, protein MAVTLKYPFVKLEAPPEYRGIPQIDATLCIGCGACVNACPPDALLRIDDYNRGVREIVLDVGRCIRCARCEEVCPTGAIKLTNLFEAASPDRMDHVEVVRLRLVKCKNCGRYADFTERQVRKALQILPEEIIEREALEEKVWICRDCRRKGTVDGTIEASKEVVL, encoded by the coding sequence ATGGCCGTGACGCTGAAGTACCCCTTCGTGAAGCTTGAAGCCCCTCCGGAGTACAGAGGAATTCCACAGATAGACGCGACCCTCTGCATAGGCTGCGGTGCCTGCGTTAACGCCTGTCCGCCAGATGCACTCCTCAGGATAGACGACTACAACAGAGGAGTTAGAGAAATTGTCCTCGATGTGGGAAGGTGCATCCGCTGTGCTCGCTGTGAGGAGGTCTGTCCCACCGGAGCGATCAAGCTCACGAACCTCTTCGAGGCCGCTTCGCCCGACAGGATGGACCACGTGGAGGTTGTTAGGCTCAGGCTCGTGAAATGCAAAAACTGCGGCAGGTACGCCGACTTCACTGAGAGGCAGGTGAGAAAGGCCCTCCAGATTCTCCCCGAGGAGATCATCGAAAGGGAAGCTCTGGAAGAGAAGGTCTGGATCTGCAGGGACTGCAGGAGGAAAGGGACAGTTGATGGAACCATAGAAGCCAGCAAGGAGGTGGTTCTATGA
- a CDS encoding Na+/H+ antiporter subunit E, whose product MRGVIPTALLAFITYILFTGSATPYDLATGAIVAIAVGLLAGKFLVKNDAKALNPARWLWLGAYFLWYMLVAEVKSHIDVMLRIITGNVKPGIVKVPIDVKTEYAKTLVANSITNTPGTVVVDMDENYIYVNWIDTSTEDPEEARSEISADFEKYAKKIFE is encoded by the coding sequence ATGAGGGGTGTGATTCCCACCGCACTGCTCGCGTTCATTACCTACATCCTGTTCACTGGCTCCGCAACGCCCTACGATTTGGCAACTGGAGCCATCGTCGCAATCGCCGTAGGACTGCTAGCGGGCAAGTTCCTCGTGAAGAACGACGCTAAAGCGCTGAATCCGGCCAGGTGGCTCTGGCTTGGCGCTTACTTCCTCTGGTACATGCTGGTCGCCGAAGTCAAAAGCCACATTGACGTGATGCTCAGAATCATTACAGGAAACGTCAAGCCCGGAATAGTCAAAGTGCCTATCGACGTGAAGACCGAGTACGCCAAGACCCTCGTGGCGAACTCCATAACCAACACGCCCGGAACGGTCGTGGTGGACATGGACGAGAACTACATCTACGTGAACTGGATTGACACTAGCACGGAAGACCCAGAAGAAGCTAGAAGTGAGATCTCCGCCGACTTTGAGAAATACGCGAAGAAAATATTCGAGTGA
- a CDS encoding monovalent cation/H+ antiporter complex subunit F encodes MLESTFMTLMKLIIPLYIAAFVIYAVRAFKGPSIPDVILAVDCMSFDIAAFMAILAVYFKSTFLVSAAIILALWAYLLDIYVAKYLANGEVGA; translated from the coding sequence ATGCTCGAAAGCACGTTCATGACGCTCATGAAGCTCATCATTCCCCTCTACATAGCCGCGTTCGTCATCTATGCCGTTAGGGCCTTTAAAGGGCCGAGTATTCCGGATGTTATCCTCGCAGTAGACTGTATGAGCTTTGATATCGCAGCCTTTATGGCCATCCTGGCAGTCTACTTCAAGTCCACCTTCCTCGTGAGTGCGGCCATAATACTCGCCCTCTGGGCGTACCTGCTGGACATCTACGTCGCAAAGTACCTGGCGAACGGGGAGGTGGGAGCATGA
- a CDS encoding hydrogenase large subunit produces the protein MSEVIKFNEALKKKRVHRGDEKAKVTREYLDEIIEKFGEKIRDVKQAAYNQWIITVEREDLPEIVLYFLNHPEWKETQLSSMVATDERPLNGKFSITYWLSVNGKAGDFYLGVRAYLPEDDPRFTSIAAKHRGANWYEREAMEMLGLTAEGHPDPRRLVLPDDWPSCVYPLRKDFHYSNSPPGEKFYPYKEPKKDEIVVPYGPYHVALEEAAHFRLYVKGETITDVDYRGFYAHRGIEKISEGRLTYDQVCFIAERICGICGCTHSTAYCQAVENAGGIEVPERAEYIRTIVLEIERLHSHLLNFGIVSHLVGYDYGFMKAWRIREHVMWLAERLTGNRKTYGMLLVGGVRRDLLEYRKSLIEDVLKKIKTEFSELVDEAISTSTFVKRLEGVGVLPYKVAKEWDVDGPLGRGSGRDFDVRRDHPYAAYKYLDFKVPVYKEGDVLARALVRIEEVFESIWIIEQALDQMPGGDILAEYKEIPPYSEAIGMTEAPRGENIHYVMTGENNKVYRYRARAATYNNLPAVPDMMRGYTIADAPLIVASIDPCYSCTERVQVVDVESGKVRVLSETEFNKLSIKASRRV, from the coding sequence ATGTCTGAAGTTATCAAGTTTAACGAGGCTCTGAAAAAGAAGCGCGTACACAGGGGAGATGAAAAAGCCAAAGTAACGCGGGAGTACTTGGATGAGATTATCGAGAAGTTCGGGGAGAAGATAAGGGACGTCAAGCAGGCCGCTTACAACCAGTGGATTATAACCGTCGAGAGGGAAGACCTTCCGGAGATAGTCCTCTACTTCCTCAACCACCCGGAGTGGAAGGAGACCCAGCTCTCATCGATGGTGGCCACCGACGAGAGGCCCCTAAACGGCAAGTTCAGCATCACCTACTGGCTCAGCGTTAACGGAAAGGCGGGTGACTTCTATCTCGGCGTCAGGGCTTACCTGCCGGAGGACGACCCGAGGTTCACCTCGATAGCGGCCAAGCACAGGGGCGCGAACTGGTACGAGAGGGAAGCCATGGAGATGCTCGGCCTCACTGCCGAAGGCCACCCCGACCCGAGGCGGCTCGTCCTTCCGGACGACTGGCCGTCCTGCGTCTACCCGCTCAGGAAGGACTTCCACTACTCGAACAGCCCGCCGGGGGAGAAGTTCTACCCCTACAAGGAACCGAAGAAGGACGAGATAGTCGTCCCCTACGGACCGTATCATGTGGCCCTTGAAGAGGCAGCACACTTCAGGCTCTATGTTAAGGGAGAAACCATAACAGACGTTGACTATCGCGGCTTCTACGCCCACAGGGGCATAGAGAAGATATCCGAGGGAAGGCTAACCTACGACCAGGTCTGCTTCATAGCGGAGAGAATATGTGGAATCTGCGGCTGCACACACTCCACAGCCTACTGCCAGGCGGTTGAGAACGCCGGAGGTATAGAGGTTCCCGAGAGAGCCGAGTACATCAGGACGATAGTCCTCGAGATAGAGAGACTCCACAGCCACCTGCTCAACTTTGGAATAGTCTCCCACCTCGTTGGCTACGACTACGGCTTCATGAAAGCCTGGAGGATAAGGGAGCACGTGATGTGGCTCGCGGAAAGGCTAACGGGCAACAGAAAGACCTACGGAATGCTCCTTGTCGGCGGCGTTAGGAGAGACCTTCTGGAGTACAGAAAATCCCTGATAGAAGACGTCCTCAAGAAGATAAAGACCGAGTTCAGTGAGCTCGTCGATGAGGCAATCTCAACGAGCACCTTCGTGAAGCGCCTTGAAGGCGTTGGGGTTCTGCCCTACAAGGTCGCCAAGGAGTGGGACGTTGATGGACCCCTTGGCAGGGGCTCCGGAAGGGACTTCGACGTGAGAAGGGACCACCCGTACGCGGCCTACAAGTACCTCGACTTCAAGGTCCCAGTCTACAAGGAGGGTGACGTTCTGGCAAGGGCCCTCGTCAGAATAGAGGAAGTTTTCGAGAGCATCTGGATAATAGAGCAGGCCCTCGACCAGATGCCCGGAGGAGACATTCTGGCGGAGTACAAGGAGATACCCCCGTACTCGGAAGCGATAGGCATGACTGAGGCACCGAGGGGCGAGAACATTCACTACGTCATGACCGGCGAGAACAACAAGGTCTACAGGTACAGGGCCAGGGCGGCAACCTACAACAACCTGCCGGCTGTTCCCGACATGATGCGCGGCTACACCATAGCCGACGCCCCGCTCATAGTGGCGAGCATAGACCCCTGCTACTCCTGTACGGAGAGAGTTCAGGTAGTCGACGTCGAAAGCGGGAAGGTTAGGGTTCTCAGCGAGACGGAGTTCAACAAGCTCTCCATAAAGGCCTCAAGGAGGGTCTGA
- a CDS encoding proton-conducting transporter transmembrane domain-containing protein: MDIVGLTPVIPILFAFALPLTSIIVRGNRKIIQAYALIGTGLTLLASYELFRQVYNSSKPLIYTFGGWTAPVGIIYEVDRMSALFALVTAALMFLIAIYSYRYLEHEEGLEWYYTLYLGLEAGLLGVLLTGDAFNLFVMIEVTSIAAYALVMFYRDRGDSICAGLKYAFIGALGTTMYFLALGTLYGAFGTLNMANLSALIHGLSFPIAGTTYGNIAIASGVALALATWAFLIKAAIVPNHFWLPEAHPAAPSPISAILSGLVVNVGVYSLIRFLYTVYGGEVSGSLGGVIHALSVILIVLGAVSALFGALMMNAQRDVKKLIAYSTIMHMGYLAMAVGVGTQLALQAAAFHIINHAIAKALLFLAAGAFIHAVGSRDISDLAGLGRQMPVATFGLAIATLSLVGIPPFNVFFSKLLLFNAFMEESPALALVLVLSSVIALVAYVRVFQEIWLGKPRENTTIREHGSMSGVLLILAVICLLLGLFAPYIIEHYINPAVSQAMDYRLYIQTALEYAAKLKMGL; this comes from the coding sequence ATGGACATCGTGGGACTCACCCCCGTGATACCAATACTCTTCGCCTTTGCTCTCCCTCTCACGTCAATAATAGTCAGGGGCAACAGGAAGATAATCCAAGCATATGCTCTAATAGGCACGGGCTTGACTCTACTCGCCTCCTACGAGCTTTTCAGACAGGTTTATAACTCCAGCAAGCCCTTAATCTATACCTTCGGCGGTTGGACTGCCCCGGTTGGAATAATCTACGAAGTCGACAGGATGAGCGCTCTCTTCGCCCTAGTTACTGCCGCGCTGATGTTCCTGATTGCGATTTACAGCTACCGCTACCTGGAGCACGAGGAGGGCTTGGAGTGGTACTATACCCTCTACCTCGGCCTTGAGGCAGGTTTACTCGGCGTTCTCCTCACAGGCGACGCCTTCAACCTCTTCGTCATGATAGAAGTCACCAGCATCGCAGCATACGCCCTCGTCATGTTCTACAGGGACAGGGGCGATTCAATCTGCGCCGGCCTGAAGTACGCCTTTATCGGCGCTCTCGGAACGACCATGTACTTCCTCGCGCTTGGGACACTCTACGGGGCGTTTGGAACATTGAACATGGCCAACTTGAGCGCATTAATCCACGGATTGAGCTTCCCGATAGCGGGCACCACTTACGGCAATATCGCGATAGCTTCAGGCGTTGCCCTGGCCTTGGCCACCTGGGCGTTCCTCATAAAGGCCGCAATAGTCCCGAACCACTTCTGGCTCCCAGAAGCACACCCAGCAGCACCAAGCCCAATCTCAGCCATACTCTCAGGACTAGTCGTCAACGTCGGTGTCTACTCACTCATCAGATTCCTCTACACCGTCTACGGCGGCGAAGTCAGCGGTTCGCTCGGTGGGGTTATCCACGCCCTCAGCGTTATCCTGATAGTCCTGGGTGCGGTTTCGGCACTTTTCGGTGCACTCATGATGAACGCCCAGCGCGACGTCAAGAAGCTCATCGCCTACTCCACGATAATGCACATGGGCTATCTGGCGATGGCGGTTGGCGTTGGAACCCAGCTGGCACTTCAGGCAGCGGCTTTCCACATCATTAACCACGCAATCGCCAAGGCCCTCCTCTTCCTCGCGGCGGGTGCCTTTATCCACGCGGTCGGCTCAAGGGACATCTCAGACCTGGCAGGCCTCGGCAGGCAGATGCCCGTTGCCACCTTCGGCCTGGCCATAGCAACCCTCAGCCTCGTCGGAATCCCACCATTCAACGTCTTCTTCAGCAAGTTACTGCTCTTCAACGCCTTCATGGAGGAGAGCCCTGCCCTGGCCCTGGTCCTCGTGCTGAGCTCTGTGATTGCACTGGTGGCTTACGTTAGAGTGTTCCAGGAGATCTGGCTCGGCAAGCCCAGGGAGAATACTACCATCAGGGAGCATGGCAGCATGAGCGGGGTTCTGCTGATACTGGCAGTCATCTGCCTGCTGCTTGGACTCTTCGCACCATACATCATCGAACACTACATTAACCCCGCTGTAAGCCAGGCCATGGACTACAGGCTCTACATCCAGACGGCACTGGAATACGCGGCAAAGCTGAAGATGGGCCTTTAA